In Palaemon carinicauda isolate YSFRI2023 chromosome 28, ASM3689809v2, whole genome shotgun sequence, a single genomic region encodes these proteins:
- the LOC137621895 gene encoding tigger transposable element-derived protein 1-like, translating into MLSLELKQEIIDKHKRGVSVSDLAKQYGRNMSIILTIIKQKAAIKTVKPSKGITIISKCSSPNLEEMECLLLIWIKDKEIVGDTITETIICEKASTIYCDLKAEGFGGDAGESSTAPTMEEFKASRGWFQKLKRRTGIHSVVCHGEASSSDT; encoded by the coding sequence atgctttcattagaattgaagcaagaaattatagacaaACATAAGCGCGGTGTGAGTGTGAGTGatttggctaaacaatatggccggaatatgtctatcatcttgacgatcatcaagcagaaggcagccattaaaacagtcaaaccatcgaaggggatcaccattatttcaaaatgtagCAGCCCTAACctagaagagatggaatgccttttgttaatatggataaaggacaaagagattgttggtgatacgatcactgaaacgatcatttgcgagaaggccagcactatctattgtgacttgaaggcggagGGCTTTGGTggtgatgcgggggagagttcaaccgctcctacgatggaggaattcaaggcgtctcgcggttggttcCAGAAACTTAAGAGAcggactgggattcattcagttgtttgtcatggagaggcttcaagttcggacacctag